GATTGTCGCCGCCTTGCTATGTGGTAGCCTGGTGACCTTGGGTGTGACGGGTTATAGTCATGTTTTTGGACAAGCTGCAGGCCAAGGATTGGCCTCGGCTTTGCAGATTGCTGGCTTACAGCAGAAGGAATCCCAGAAGCTTGGAACTGCTCTTAGTCTGATTGAGAGTAATTACTACGAGACGGTGGATCGGGAGAAGCTGATAGACGGTGCTGTCAACGGTATGATGGAAGCGCTGGGCGATCCTTATTCCAATTATATGGGTAAGGAAACCGCTGAGAAATTTGAAGAAAGTATCGAGGGTTCCTTCTCAGGCATCGGTGCGGAAGTCTCTTCGGAGAATGGCAAGGTAGTCGTGGTTTCCCCGATCAAGGGCTCGCCTGCTGAAAAAGCAGGAATTCAGGCCAAAGATATCATTCTGTCCGTTAACGGAGAATCGCTGGAAGGTACGGAGCTGAATGCGGCTGTTGCCAAGATACGCGGTCCTAAAGGCAGTAAGGCCACTTTGAAAATACAACGTTCCGGCTCTGTAGAGCCTCTGGAGTTTGTTCTTACTCGGGATGACGTGAAGCTCGAGACGGTCTACGCCACCATGGAAAAAGACGGGGTTGGGGTAATCGAGGTCACTCAGTTCTCCTTAAATACCGCAGAACGATTTAAGGAAGAGCTTGGGAAGCTAGAGAAGCAAGGCATGAAGGGACTTGTCATTGACGTCCGTAATGATCCAGGGGGTGTGCTCCCGATTGTTATTGAGATGGCTGAAGAGTTCGTTCCAGCTGGCAAAAACATAGTACAAATAGAGTACAAAGATAAAAAACGCGAGGTTAGCACCTCCAAAGGATCAAGTAAAGCTTATCCAGTAGTAGTGCTGATGAATAAAGGTAGCGCAAGTGCCTCGGAAATATTGGCGGGTGCCTTGCAGCAATCAGCGGGTGCTAAGCTTATTGGAGATAATTCATTTGGTAAAGGCACGGTGCAGACGAGCTTTGACAAACAGCTCGGAGACGGCAGCTTGCTGAAGGTTACCATCGCTAAATGGCTAACGCCGGACGGCACATGGATCCACGGCAAGGGAATTAAACCGGATATCGCGGTAGCGCAGCCGGATTACTTCTCAGTGGCTCCGATTAACAAGAGCGTGACGCTGCAATATAACATGAACAACGCTGATGTGAAGAGTGCACAGACGATGCTGGACGGTCTAGGCTACAAGCCTGGTCGAAAAGATGGCTATTTCGATGCTGGCACTAAGAACGCAGTGAAGAAATTCCAGAGTGAAGCGAAGCTTCAGGTTACAGGTATGATCGATGCCAAGACCGCGGAGGCGCTTGAGGTGGCACTGATCAAGGTGATCCAGGATCCTGCTAACGATAACCAACGGAATAAAGGGATTGCTGAAATTCAGAAGGAAATTAAGGCGGCAGCGTCGAAAAAGTAAGAAGGCTGAATTCAGCCTTCTTTTTTTTCTAAATATAAGAATCGATCAAGGGCATAAGCGCACGCACGGTGTAGCTCAAAGATGCTGATGGATGACTAATTAGTATAGATAACCGGCGAATTAACCTGCAATAATACATTTTTTTAATGGTACGAGGATGACCTAAACAATAATTCCTGCGAATCTGCAGTAATCCTTGCTCCATGAGGAGCTTTCGAACTATAAGTGAGGTTATTCCTGTACATTTGCAGTATTCGCGCTTAATGAAGAGGATATCTGTACAAAATGCTGCACTTTTGCAGGCTTTCTCTAGTCTAGCCAAAGTGAAAGGTATGAATGAATAAGAGGGATGAACATTTTCATTCTGGTATGTGAACAAGGGTTCATGAAAGTTTTTTTGTAGATAAGGAAGGAGTGTGACGAACAGTTTGAATGTGATTCAGGAACTGTTAGGAAGCTTGGGCACTGCGTTCTTACACTTGTTGATCCAGCCATATTACTATATTGCTATTATATTTATTGCGTTGTATTACCGTCGGCAAGTGGCATTAGAACGTAAGCTGATTCATGTGAAGCTACATAGCTGGGGTCAAGAAACGTGGCGAACGGTGTGGACTGGGCTAGTAATGGGACTGGTGGTATCTATTGCAGCCGTATTGCTAGGAGTATCCTTATCGGGCACAGCTGTAGCCTGCATTTGGGTAGTCAGTATACTGTTATCGCTATTACGTGTGCGGTATTTGTGCTTCGCTTATTCTATAGGTCTGCTAGGCGTGATTCAATTTGTATTGTCTTTCTTTCCGAATGCTTTATATAGTGGAACGGTCGGGAATATCACAACAGCCATACGGGAGATGGATATTCCTGCCTTGCTAGTGCTAGCTGCACTGCTGCATATGGCGGAGGCGTTGCTGGCCCGGTGGCAAGGGGCGAAGCTTGCGACGCCGCTCTTCTTGAAGGGCAAGCGCGGCATGGTTGTCGGCGGCTACCAGCTGCAGGCCTTCTGGCCGCTGCCGCTGTTCCTGCTGATCCCTTCGGGCGCAGGAACAATGGATCTGCCATGGCAGTCGCTATTGGGCGGCGGCCTTGGCATTGTCTCTTTGCCCGTCATCATCGGCTTCAGCGAGATGACGCAGGGCATGCTGCCCGGGCGCAAGGCGGCCCGCACTTCAGGACGGCTGCTGATTTACAGCATCGTCCTGCTGGGCTTAAGCCTGCTTGCATCCTGGTGGAGCCCGCTGACCCTGCTCGCGGCGCTCGCAGCGATGGTGCTGCACGAAGGGTTAAGCTGGTACAGCGCTCTGGAAGAGCGCAGCATCAGCCCCATCTTCGTGCATCCACCGCGCGGCCGCAAGGTGCTGGCCGTGCTGCCGGGCAGTCCCGGGCAGGAGCTGGGCATCCTGCCCGGCGAGATCTTACTGAAGGTCAACGGGGTCCTGTTGACCGATGCCGCGCAGCTACATGAGGCGCTGCGCATGAATCCAGCGTTCTGCAAGCTGGAGGTGCAGAACCGTGAAGGGGAGAGCAAGTACCTTCAGAGCCCGATCTACGACGGGGACCATCATCAGCTCGGCATCATTCTGGTGCCTGAGACAGATGGAGCGATTACTGCGGAGGCGAAGCCTTCCAGCATCTTCAGCATCCTCGCGATGAAGACAGGTACTCGCAGCCGGAATCTTCCGGACGGCAGAGCCAAACGAAAACACGCTGCTGAATCCAAGAAAGAATCAGCGGAAGGATAACTAGAAGGTGCCCCATAAGCCATGGAATGGTGGTTGGGGCATCTTCGTTTTTGTTAGATGTTACTTTCGCGTGCGAGGAGTCGTTATCGGACTCAGTTGACCTTAAACGCAGCATAATCGCCTTTTTGGAATGGTAACGGACCCCAAAGCCGCTATTAGCATGAAAAACGCCCCAAATGCACCGCTTTCTAAGGAATAGCTGCACTGGAGTCCGAAACACCGCTCCAAAGGCGAAAAATTTGCGAATAACGTCATATGAGTCCGTAAAGCAAAGCCGCCCAGAGAATAATTACCTCTCTGTGGTGCAGGCATGCAGAGCGGTCAACAAAAAAACACAGAGCAGTGATACTCCAGCAATGGGAGAATGCTGTTCTGTATTTTTTTTGAATAAAGATGGTCTCACTTTATATTAAATGGCTTATGGGCCAGCAACTGTTCCACATGCTTTATGAAACCAAGGCTACCCCCGCCCATTCTTCAAGTAAAAAATAGCAATTTGCGTACGATCTCGCAGCTCTAATTTGCTTAAAATATCCGTTATGTAATTTTTGACCGTACCCTCGCTTAGGAAAAGCTGTCCGGCGATTTCTTTGTTGGTGTGCCCCTCAGCGATCGAGGCGACAACGGCCAATTCCATTTTGGTTAGTCCGAAAGACTCCAGCGGTTGCACCTGAGGAGATTCGGGGCGGGCTGCTGGTTGTAGAAATGTAGCCAGTTTGCGCGCGATATCAGGATGTATCAGCATATTCCCTTCATTGACCGTTTTAATGCCTTGTATGATACGGTCAGGTGGTATGTTCTTGAGCAAATATCCACTGGCACCGTTGCGCAGCGCCTCAATGATATACTCATCGTCGTCGAAGGTGGTCAGCATCAGTACAGAAACTTGTGGAAATGCCAGCTTAATTTTCTCTGTTCCTTCAACACCACCACAGCCCGGCATGCGAATATCCATTAGAACGACGT
This window of the Paenibacillus sp. FSL R10-2734 genome carries:
- a CDS encoding PDZ domain-containing protein, with the translated sequence MDIPALLVLAALLHMAEALLARWQGAKLATPLFLKGKRGMVVGGYQLQAFWPLPLFLLIPSGAGTMDLPWQSLLGGGLGIVSLPVIIGFSEMTQGMLPGRKAARTSGRLLIYSIVLLGLSLLASWWSPLTLLAALAAMVLHEGLSWYSALEERSISPIFVHPPRGRKVLAVLPGSPGQELGILPGEILLKVNGVLLTDAAQLHEALRMNPAFCKLEVQNREGESKYLQSPIYDGDHHQLGIILVPETDGAITAEAKPSSIFSILAMKTGTRSRNLPDGRAKRKHAAESKKESAEG
- a CDS encoding response regulator transcription factor, which codes for MIKVMIVDDDPYIRQSLQVLMGMDPDIDVIGAASEGNEALSLLQAGNMADVVLMDIRMPGCGGVEGTEKIKLAFPQVSVLMLTTFDDDEYIIEALRNGASGYLLKNIPPDRIIQGIKTVNEGNMLIHPDIARKLATFLQPAARPESPQVQPLESFGLTKMELAVVASIAEGHTNKEIAGQLFLSEGTVKNYITDILSKLELRDRTQIAIFYLKNGRG
- a CDS encoding S41 family peptidase, which produces MLKKSTAAFMIVAALLCGSLVTLGVTGYSHVFGQAAGQGLASALQIAGLQQKESQKLGTALSLIESNYYETVDREKLIDGAVNGMMEALGDPYSNYMGKETAEKFEESIEGSFSGIGAEVSSENGKVVVVSPIKGSPAEKAGIQAKDIILSVNGESLEGTELNAAVAKIRGPKGSKATLKIQRSGSVEPLEFVLTRDDVKLETVYATMEKDGVGVIEVTQFSLNTAERFKEELGKLEKQGMKGLVIDVRNDPGGVLPIVIEMAEEFVPAGKNIVQIEYKDKKREVSTSKGSSKAYPVVVLMNKGSASASEILAGALQQSAGAKLIGDNSFGKGTVQTSFDKQLGDGSLLKVTIAKWLTPDGTWIHGKGIKPDIAVAQPDYFSVAPINKSVTLQYNMNNADVKSAQTMLDGLGYKPGRKDGYFDAGTKNAVKKFQSEAKLQVTGMIDAKTAEALEVALIKVIQDPANDNQRNKGIAEIQKEIKAAASKK